The Vampirovibrio chlorellavorus genomic sequence CCTGTGCGTGGGCCCGGCCATTGAGTTTGAGCCCATTCCCACCTTCTCCCCGGAGTGCTTCGCCCTGCTGCGCAATCCCAACCCCTCCAAGTACAAGCAATTCCAGAAGGGCATCGATCAACTGCGACAAGAAGGGGCCATTCAGGTCATGTACCTGCAGGATTCCGGGCAACGCAACCCCGTTTTGGCCGCCGTGGGCCGCTTGCAGTTTGAGGTGGTGCAGTACCGCCTGCAAAGCGAGTACAACGTGGAAACCGATATTGAGAACCTGCTGGAATTTACCCACGCCCGTTGGCTGGTGGGTGAGCCTGCCGACCTGGAAAAGGTGGAGTGGATCGTCAACGCCCGCAAGGCGGAGGATGCCGATGGGCGTCCAGTGGCCCTGATTAAAGGGGAGTGGGCCTTGAATTATATGGTGGAAAAAAATCCGCACATCACCTTCCAAGATACCCCTTATTGAGTAGCGTTTTGAAGAACTGTCCCCTTTCCCGCTTTGACGGGTAGCCTTACAATAGCCCTATGTTTTACAGGCTAACGATTTAGGGTAGAGGAGTGCGGCATTGTGAGCGTCGAAATTGTTTCGGATCAGTCCCCCAAGGGGATGAGTACCGGTAAAAAGTGGCTGATCGGTTGCGGGGGGTGTCTGACCGTTTTGATTATTCTGGCGGTTGTGGCCGGGGTAGCCATTTCCACGACTTGGAACAACCTGCAAAAAGGCAGCAGCGAGTCGGTGAAAAAACTGTTTGGCGAAAGCTACAACTCGGCTGGCTATTTGGCCTTTGGCCTGCCCCTGAACAAACCCGTCAACGGCAGCATGGTCATGATGATGTCCACGGATCAAAGCACCATGATTTTTGCCCTGGACACCGAGGGGCTGGGTCAGGAGTTGTCCCTGTTGCAGAAAACGGATGACAAGGCCTTGCAAGCGTTCTTCAACGGCTTGGGCAAAGACTTCCTCAAGAACAGCCAGGCCTCTCAAAGCAGCACCGGCAAGTTTGAGGGACTGGAATTCCAGAAGCCCCACTTTGTGACCCTGAGCGCTCAAAAGCGTTATCCGGTGGTTTATGCGGTGATGGAAACCAAAAAGAATGAACAGACGACCTACATTCCGGTCACGGCGGCCCTGATTCCGGTCAGTAATCAGCGGGCGGTGTTGCTGCTGGCCCTGTCTCCCTCGCAGTCCTCTACGGTGGCTGGCACCCCTTTTGAAGCGGTGCAAAAGGAACTGGAAGAAAAGTTAAACCAGCTGGTGAAGGACAGCGAACTGGATGATCGTCTGCTCTCCACCATGGCGGAGAAAGCGGCCAAGTAAGCTGATCCGTTTTCCAGTGCGTACTGCCTAAACGTCAAAATAGCGCTTCAGGAATCGCCCGGTGTAGGAATCTTCGCATCGGGCGATGTCTTGCGGGGTGCCCTCGGCCACCACAAAGCCGCCCCGGTTGCCGCCTTCCGGGCCCATATCAATGATATGGTCAGCCACTTTGATGAAGTCCAGGTTATGCTCAATGACCACCACGGTATTGCCCTGATCCACCAGACGGTTCAGGATGTGCAGCAGGTTCTCCATATCGGCCCAGTGCAGGCCGGTAGAAGGCTCATCCAGCAAGTACAGGGTTTTCCCGGTGCTGCGGCGGCAGAACTCGGTGGCCAGCTTGACCCGCTGGGCTTCTCCGCCGGATAGGGTGGGAGCGGGCTGCCCCAGCTTGATGTAATGCAGGCCCACGTCGTTCAGTACGCCCAGCATTTTCTGGATGCGGGGCAGGGTATGGAAAAACTCGTAAGCCTCGGCCACGGTCATGTCCAGCACTTCGGCGATGTTCTTGCCGTGGTAGGTGACTTCCAGCGTTTCCGGGTTGTAGCGCTGGCCATGGCACACTTCGCAGGTAATATGCACATCGGGCAGGAAATTCATCTCCTTGACGATGACCCCATCCCCCTTGCAGGCCTCGCAGCGTCCGCCAGACACGTTGAAGCTGAAGCGTCCGGGTTTGTAGCCCCGCACCTTGGCCGCCTCGCTGTTGGCGAATACGTTGCGAATGGGATCGAAAATACCTGTGTAAGTGGCCGGGTTGCTGCGGGAGGAGCGCCCGATGGGGGACTGGTCGATATCGATCAGTTTATCGATATGCTCCAGGCCGCTGATTTTTTGAAATCCGTCCGGCTTAACCAGATTTTCCCCAAAGTGGTAGCGCACCGCCTTGTATAAAATGTCAAACACCAGGGTCGACTTGCCGGAGCCGCTGAGGCCGGTCACGCAAATCAGTTTTTCCAGCGGAAAGTGGACCGTCACGTTTTGCAGGTTGTGAAAGGTGGCCTTATGCACGGTCAGGGCCTTGCCGCTACCCGATCGTAAGGTTTCCGGGATTTGGATACTGCGCTTGCCGGATAAATACTGCCCGGTCAGGGAATCGGCACTCTTCATGACCGCTTTGGGCGATCCGGCGGCCACAATGCGCCCCCCGTGGACGCCCGCCTGCGGGCCGATGTCCACCACCCAGTCCGCGGCCCGGATGGTATCCTCGTCATGCTCTACCACAATCAGGGAGTTCCCTTGATCTCGCAGTTTTTGCAGGGTTTGAATGAGCTGGTTGTTGTTGTGTTGGTGCAGGCCAATGCTGGGCTCATCCAGAATATAGAGAATACCGGACATGGTGGCCCCCAACTGAGAAGCCAGCCGGATACGTTGGGCTTCCCCGCCGCTGAGGGTGGCCGCTGGGCGGGTCAGGGTCAGGTAGTCCAGTCCCACTTCCAGCAAAAAGCGCAGGCGCTCTTCCACTTCGTGCAGGGGGTGGCGGGCAACGGTCATCTGGAACTCGCTCAAGCTCTCCGGCACGCTCTGGATGAACAGCAGGGCTTCTCGGATGGGCAGTTCGCACAGCTGGTGAATGTTTTTGCTTTGTTCGCCCTGTCCGAGCGTGACGGCCAGACTGAACGGCTTCAGCCGGGCTCCGTGGCAGGCTTCGCACTCCCGTTCCCGCATAAAGGTGCGGATGTAGGCCTTGGTGCTTTCGCTGCCGTGTTGCAGGCGGCGCTTCATGATGTTCATAACCCCATCGAAGCCGCCCACAAAGTCAAACCAGTCAGACTCCTCCTCATCGGTTTCCGTGGCGAAGCCGTAGCCTTCCTGAATCAGGGCGTCCCCCTGTACCTGTTTGCGAAACTCGCCATAGAGCAGGAAGTTTTTTTCTTCTGGCTTGAGCTTGGCAAAGGGGGTGGTGGTGGAAAAGCCGTGTTTTTTGCCCAGTTTCTTGATGAAGGTAGGATAATAGCGCCCGGTGAACTTCTCAAACGGGGCAATGGCCCCTTCTTCCAGGGTTTTGTCCGGTTCGGGAACCAGCAGATCCTCGGCGATTTCAAACTGCACGGCCAGCCCTTGGCATTGGGGGCAAGCCCCGTAAGGGGAGTTAAAGCTGAACAGTCGGGGAGACATCTCTTCCAGGGTTTGGGCGGTCTCTTCATCCTCATCGGCGCTGCTGGACAGGTGCAGGGAAAAGGCGTAGTCCTTGCTGTCGCCATCGTCATTCACGCGCTGCACCAGCACAAAGCCATCCGATTTCTTGAGGGCGGCTTGCAAGCCTTCCATCAATCGCTGTGCGGTGGCGTCATCGGACTTGAGTACCAGTCGATCAATGACCAGCTCGATATCGTGGCGCTTGTTGCGCTCCAGTCGGTAATCCTCCGGCAACTCTTCCAGCAGGTGCATGGTTTCATCAATGCGCACCCGCACGTAGCCTTCCTTGCGCCATTGGCGGAACTGGGCGTTGTACTCCCCCTTGCGGCCCCGCACCACGGGGGAGAGAATCTGCAGCTTGCTGCCCTCAGGGAAGGCCCGCACGGTGCTGAAAATGCTTTGCAGGGTGTGGCTGGTCAGGGTTTGTCCCGTTTTGGGATCGTGGGGGGTGCCCACCTTGGCGTAAATCAGGCGCAGGTAATCATAAATTTCCGTGACTGTGCCCACCGTGGAGCGGGGGCTTTTGGTGGTGGATTTCTGATCGATGGCGATGGCCGGAGACAGCCCTTCGATGCTTTCCACATCGGGCTTCTCGAACTGGCCGATAAACTGCCGGGCATAGGAACTGAGGCTTTCCACGTAGCGGCGCTGGCCTTCCGAAAAAATGGTGTCGAAGGCCAGGGAGGACTTGCCGGAACCCGACACTCCGGTAAATACCACCAGTTTGTCCCGGGGAATGCTCAGGCTGACATCGCACAGGTTGTGTTCGTTGGCCCGTCGAATCTGGATTTCATTCATAAACTGCGTATCCTGATCAGTACTGCTTCTATCACGCCTGGAGGTTGAAACGGATGGCTGCTTCTGGAAGGGAAAGGAGCATATTCAAGTTTTTGAGTTGGTTGTCGAGAGTGAAAGTATCCGCTTGATTCTGGAGATGAAATGGCTTTTTTTCAAAATAACCCATCATTACGGGCTGATTCGATGGCTCCCGGTTCTGAGGAGCCGCCGGATACTTCCCATTCTCCCAGATCCGCCCCGCTTTTCAAGCAGGAAGCTCATCCGGTCGGATCGCCAGTTGGATCATTGAGCGACTATCTGGCCCGACATTTGAACCCGGAGAACGAGGAGGCGGTAGCCCCCCCCGGTTCGGGCGCGGCTCGGCTGAAAGGCGGATTCAGCTTGCGGCAGCCTCTCCCGGAGGTTCGCCCTGAGTACGCCACCGAGGGGCAGTTTTTGAACAGTCTGGACGTGGATTTACCCGCCGGGCTGGAGCAGTATTTGCCCACCCTGATTTTTCGATTAAGAGTGATGAAAAAACGGCTGGACGGAGAAATTTTTGAAATGCGGGGCTTGCTGAACAAATACCAGCGCTTGCCCGATCCTTCACCCGATATGCAGGATCGCATCCGGGCGGTGCAACACCGCTTGCGGGTGCTGGAAAATCAGGAGCGACGGGTCAGTTGGCAGCTGGCGGAAGCCCTGCCCTTGGGCCAATGGTTATTTGCCGTGGCTCAGTTTCTTAGCAAAGGCCAGAGACAGGCCGAACGTCTGGGAGATCAACTCTGGCACGGGTTGCTGGCTTTTTTTCATGGGCGGGCCTATTTATCGGTGGAACGTGCGGGACGGGAGCTGGTGGAGCTGGAAGGGCTGTATCGGCAGCGCTCAGCGGATAAAGTGATGTCCAGCGCCGAGTTGGGACAATTGATTAACCGGTACGAACACACCTTGACCGAGGTCGAGAAAAAAGCGGCTGAACTTTCCCAAACTTCCTTTTGGGGTCGGTTGTGGCAAGAGGCGCGTGGTCTGGTAAAATAAAATAACAAGACCTATTGAGTGATTGATGGCACGTCATCAGGCGGCATCAAGCGAACCGTCCACGATAGAGAGGCTATGAGCAAATACAGCCGTCGGCGTCGGCCCCGCCAGATTTTTCTGGGCAATTTTTATTTAAATCCCAGTGTGCAGTACCTGACCACGGTGATTAGCGCCATTGCTCTGGCCGGTTTTGTGTTTTCCGGCTTTTTGCTGTTTCGCTTCACCGATGAAGAGGATTTGATTAACCGGGGTAAAACCCAGTTGATGGAAGGCAAAGTGGCCTGGGCGGCCAAGACCTTTCAGACTCTGGTGTCGCACCACCGGGACAGTTATGAGGGTCACTTGCTGCTGGGGCAGGCTTACCTGCAACTGGATGAGCGTCGCAAGGCCGAGCAGGAGTTTGAGATCGCCGCCTCCCTGAAGCGTCGGGATAAGGATGCCGCCCCGGAAATCGCCATGAGCAAGGTGGCCATGGCCCAAAGTGATTTTTTGCGGGCCGAGACTATTTTGGTGAAAGCCTGGCGCAAAAGTCGTAAAGATGTCGCCCTGAAACAGGCCCTGTTTGAGCTGTATGAGCATTGGGGCAACACCCTGTACGATGCTGAGACGAAGGACTATGCCCAGATTGTGCAGAAGTATCAGTCCGCCCTGTACTATGCCAGTGATTATCAGGCGCAGCAGGTGATTGAACAACGCATGGTGGAGTGCATTGAAGCCTATACAGAGCGTTTGATTGCCCTGCGGGAGTATGACACAGCCATTCAGCAATTGAAAGTGTCCCTGCGCTATAAGTATTTGCCGGATACGCTGATTCAAATCGCCGAGACCTATAACCGCATGAACCGTCTGGACGATTCCATTACCTGGTTCAGGAAGGCTTTTGATGTGAGTCCGGATGTGGTGGGACTGCGCCTGATTAACGCCTTGCTGGAAAAGGGCCAACAGCTGGAAAAGGCTAAAAAGCCGGATGAGGCCAAGCCCTATTTTGATGAGGCCGATAAAATCAGCCAGAATGCCAAAGTGGCCCTGGATATGTTGTATCCGGTGACCATTTCCAGCGTTAAAATCAACAACGATCTGGATGACGTGACTGGAGAATTTGACCCGGTAATCACGGTGAACCTCTCCAATGATTCCACCCGGGATTTGAACTTTCTGGCCGTGAAAGCCGAGTTTGTGTCCGGGAATTCCGTCATTGCCAGCGTGACCAGTCGTGTCGCCACCCCGGATAAACCGCTGCCATCCAAAATTTTAAAAACCTGGCGTCCGGTGAACCGCTTGAGCGTGGAGCTAAAGCCTGATAGCAAGCTGAACGTCCACGCCTTGAAGGAAGGCAAGTTGACGGTGAAGATTTCGATTGCCTATCAGGATGGGGACGATGCCGTCTGGAAGCTGAAATCCATTCAGGAAGCCTCTATTTCCACCGGCACCCTGCGTCCGGTGCTGGAAGCCAAACCCGTTTAAATGCCGCTGGTTTGCTCGGTTTGTTTGAAGAGGGCGCTGCCTTTCAGGGTGAGCCACAGGGGCACGAGCGTGAGTAGAATTTCACTGATGACCGGTAAGTTCTGCAGAATGGTAAAGCCTGCCAGTTGAAACAGGGAAAAAATCAGGGCAAACTGCCGCAGCCGACTGGATTGGGGGAGTAACAGGCACAGGGGCAGGAACATGACCGGGTACCAGGGGTGGAACTTGGCGCTGATAAAGGCGATCATGACCACGCTCACCAGTGCAATTTCCCGAAGGAGCCTCTGGTCAGCCAATGGGGAGGTTTTCAGGGTGGTCCACAGACGCCAGCCGTAAAAACTGGCAAAGCCGACCCAAAACAGCGGCTTGAAGACGGACAGAAACTGCGTCTGGAGGGCCTTGGCCGGGGCGTGGCACCACTTGAGCGGGTAGTAAAGGGCATTGGCCAGCAGGCTGATCACAGAGTGCTGGGGTTTCCCGGCGTTATCCAGCAGGGCGTTCCACGGCCATGGCTGGGCGGGATCGACATAACCTGCCCCCAGCCATAAAAGCAGCAGGGCGGAAAGCCCCAGCCCCAGCAGAAGGGAGCCCCTCGCTTTTTTTTGCCACAAGGCCAAAAGAATAAAAGGGGCCGCCAGCAGGGAGGCGTACTTGGTAAGGATGGACAGGGTTAACAGGGGCAGGCAAGTCCACTGGAACCGCTGGCTAAGCAGTGCCCAAAGGGCCATCAGTAGCAGAAAGACCATAATGATATCGTTGTGCCCGTTGCCCATAGCGTGTAACAAGACCAGCGGGTTGGCTCCCCAACAGTAGGCGGCCAGCCACGGGTTTGGATGGCCCATTAACCGGCTGATTTTGGCAATCAGCCACGTGGACGCTAGTAAGAGCAGCCAGTTGAGGCCCTTGAACAGCAGGTAGGCGCCGGTAAAACTGGGCCCACTCCAACGGGTTACCCAATCCGTCAGCCGGGCGAAAAAGAATCCGTAGGGGCAGGGGTTATCAATCCAGTGGGCATGCAGTAAGGGACTGTTTTGCCACTGGGGAATCTGGGAAATGGTGGTGAGATAGGGGTTGGTCTGAAAAACGCTTTGCTGAAAGCCTCGGTTGAGGTAGCCGAAAATATCACTGCTGTGAAACGGGGTGGTGAAAATGAGGACGGCCCCGCACAAGGCTGTCCAGCTCAGGATGGTTCGGGGTAAGGCCTCATTTTGATTTGATGCTGGCGAGTTGGGTTTCCACTGCGTGAGCAGCCGATACCCCCGGTAAAACAGCCAGCCCAGCGCCACAATCACCAGCGCTTCCAGCGTGTCCAGCAGTACCCGGCTGGCCAGCGCGTTCAGCCCCGGGAAATGCCAGAGGGTACCCTGCCAGGTGCCCTTGATGGAACGGGAAAGGCTGGCGTCGGTTGACCCGTAGTACAGCCACAGCAAGAGGCTGGGAATCACCAGCAGGCTATAGAGGCCCAGGCTGTTTTGCTGGAGTCGTTTTAAGGGATCCAGACCGTTGGGCTTCAGCATGGGGATGTTCTCTCATAGCGCCACTGCCCATCAATCATGACCGCCTGTACGCTGGTAGAGGCTTCAAGCACTTGTTTTTCCGGGCAGTGTCGGGCCGAGTCCGGGGCTGCCTGCCAGCGTACCCAGTCCGCTCGCTTCCCCGGGGTGAGAGAACCCAGTTGCCGGGCTTGTCCCAGCACTTTGGCCCCATCCAGTGTCAAGGCCCGCAAGGTCTGGGCATCACTCCAGCCGTGCAGCCTTTGGGCCAGACGGGCCTCCTCCCGTAGATCCAGCGTGGCTGTGCTGAGACGCCCGTCGGTACCCAGTCCGACCGGAATATTAGTGGATTCCCAGTCCGCCCAGCGCAGGGTTCGCCCATGCAGGGCCAAATTGCTGCGGGGACAATGGGCTATCCCGACCGGGACTTGCCCCAGTGCCTTTCGATCCGTCGGGCTGGTATGGATGGCGTGGGCTAAAATGGTGGGCTGGCTGAGTAAATGATTGTCCAGCAGACCTTGTACGGGGGAGGGCAAGGGTTTTTCCACCCTGAAGGTTTTCCCCAGTACTTGCTGATGCAACTGATCAATGGCGCTGGGCTTTTGGGCCAGATAGTCTAGTTCGGCTTCCACTTCGGCCAGATGGGTATGGATGAAGGCGGGTTGCAAAGTCCGTTGCAGCGCTTGCCATGCCGGGATGGACACATTGTAGAGGGCGTGCGGCGAGAGGCCCAGGGTGATTAACGGCGCAAGTGCGCTGGCCTGTTGTAATTTCTGGTAGGCCTCCAGCCAATGGGCGATCTGAATCGGCTCATAGCCCGGATGAAAAACTTCCAGTGCAACCATGGCCCGGAGTCCGGCTTCTTGCAACGCCTGGATACTTTCCGGGCCGGAGGCGATGTCATTCACGCAGGTGACCCCACTTTGCAGGCACTCCTGGACGCCAAACCGGCAGCGCTCCAGCTTGTCCGTGGAAGATGCCCGGCTCCGGTTACTCTCGATGACCGCCAGCAGCCAGTCGATAAACGACTGCTGGGGCTCTTTGGGGATGGGCTGTGAAAAACTTTGCTCCAGATGAATGTGGGTGTTGAGGAGGCCCGGCGTGATCAGGCTGCCGGGTTTCGGCACCGGGCATTGAGCGCTGGGTGGGCAGTCGGCATATTGTCCCACCGAGTGGATGTGAGGGCCCTCAATGGCCAAAAATCCCCATTCAATAGGAGGTCCGTCAATGGGGATGACCCACTGGGCGCTGTGGTATTGAAGTGGGGTGGGCTGGCTGGTGGACATGGGCGGTTATTCGTATGGCCTGAAGCCATTTGGAGGGTACCTATAGAGCATAGACCGAGCAGGTAAGTCCGTAAAGCCAGAGATGGAGGACCCGGCGGGGGGAATGGCTCCGGGACTTTGTCCTTGTTATAATACAGGTAAGTCAGGCTGGTTTATTTATAATGACAGTCTACCCCTATATTCCAAAGAGAAAGGTAAATGACCCCGCCATGAGCGATAAAGCCAAGTCTTCCTTTTTGTGCGCCAACCCGGAAAAAGCCATGATCATCATGTTCCCCCTGATTTCCTTTGCCCTGTTTGCGGGTGGAGCGGTGTTGTGGTGGCTGGTGCAATTTATTTTGTCGCTCTAGTTGAAGGGGTTGTCTTTTTTTTAATGGCCTAGAGACCAGAGCCGGTCGTTTGCCTTGTCGGCTGTCTCTTTGACAGGGCAGGGTTGACTCAAGTTTCAGGAGCGGGGACGGGAATGACCACCAGCAGAACCTTTATGTCGCCAATTATTAATCCGTTGGTCGTGGCTGGCGTGCGGTTTATGCTGCCCTTTTTGTTTCGGCATTTATCGGGTCGGCTCTCGATTCATATTTCCCAGCAGGATCTGGCCAGGCTGAAGGAGTACCAGAACCAGCGCATGCTGCTGTTGCCCAATCATCCCACCGGGGAAGAGCCATTGGTGCTGTTTGAGATTGCCCGGCGACTGAATGAGGTATTTCACTTTGTGGCCGCCCGGGAGGTGTTTGACTGGGAACATGGCTTTCGGGGCTGGTTGCTGCGCCGGGTTGGGGCTTATTCGGTAATTCGGGGGGCCGCTGATCGGGAGTCCTTTATGACCTCCAAAAAAATCCTGATGGAGGGCCTGCATCGGTTGGTGATTTTTATTGAAGGGGAAATCTCGCGCGGCAATGAGACACTCATTCCCTTTGAGCCCGGGGTGATCCAGCTGGCCTTTTGGGCTCAGGAAGGCTTGGTGAAAGAGGCTGTCAAGCAGGCCCGCTCCGGTTCGGAGCCCGGTGCTGTGGCCGCGCCGCCTATTTATATTGCCCCTGTGGGCATCAAGTATTTTTTCGCGCCCGGTTTTGAGCCGACCGTCGAACAGGCCCTGCAGCGTCTGGAAATGGCGGTGGGCTTAAAGCGTAATGCCCGACAGGATTGGTATGAGCGCATCGGGGCTGTGGGCGAAGTGGTTTTGAAGGTGCAGGAAGAGTTGCATCACGTGGTCACCCGCCCGGAGGCTAGTTTTACGGAGCGTGTGGAGACAATTCGCAGCTGCATGTTGCAAAAAATGGAACTCTTCCTGGACATAACGCCACCTACTGGGGCTAGTACGCTGAACCGCCTCCGGGAAATTCGGAATACCATGGATCACTTGATTCACACCTATGAAGACCCCACGGATCTGACGGATTATCAGCGCCGTATGGTAGAGCATTTGCGCATTGCCCTGAGCGATTTTTATACGGATCTGGACCGAGTGGTCTATTTTCTGACCTATGACGAGGCTTATTTGCGTGAGAGCCGCTCTCCGGAGCGGTTTATTGAAATGGTCTGTCGGCTGGAGCGGGAAGTGTACGGGGAAGTGCGCCTCCGGCATCCCCGGGTGGCCGTGCTGAAAGTCGGGGAGGTGCGCAATCTGCAAGCCTGTTACCCGGATTACGAGCGGGACAAGAAAGGGTATGTCCGGCAGTTGGCCGCCGAGCTGGAGGAAGATATGCGGGCCATGATTTTGGGAATGCCAAATCCCTTTCACCATCACCAGTAGCACAGGGGGCGGTCCGTAAAATATTTCAGGCGCAAAAAAGCCTCTGGGGGTGCCAGAGGCTTTTTGAGCTGAGTTGGAAAACGAATTAACGTTTGGAGAACTGAGAAGCTTTCCGGGCTTTTTTCAAGCCGTACTTCTTGCGCTCTTTCACGCGAGCGTCACGGGTGAGGAAGCCCTCTTTCCGCATGACAATTTCGTGTTCCTTGTTGATTGCTTTTAAAGCACGCGCCACACCCATACGGATGGCGATAGACTGGCCCACAACGCCGCCACCGGTGGCGTTCACAAGCACGTTGTAGCGATCTTCGACGCCTGCGGCTACCAACGGTTGCTTGACCGGAATGTGCAAGGCTTTGCGGTTACCCAGGTATTGCTCCATGGATTTACCGTTGATGATGACCTGACCGTTGCCGGGAACCAGACGGACGCGTACAATTGCTTCCTTCCGGCGGCCGGTGCCACGGGTGCCTACTTTAGGATATGCGGCTGCCATTAGTTAGCGCCCTCCTTTGCGAACTGGTAAGAAACAGGTTTTTGAGCGGCATGCGGATGCTCTGCGCCAGCGTACACAAACATTTTGTGAAACTGCTGACGTCCCAAGGTGTTGTGGGGCAGCATGCCTTTTACAGCGATTTCAATAATTTTGTGCGGGCGATTCGCTTGCATATCGCAGAATTTAACAGTCTTCAATCCACCGGGATAGTGGGAGTGACGGCGATACAGCTTGGTGGTGAACTTGCTGCCGGAAACCTTTACTTTTTCGGCGTTAATCACGATCACGAAATCACCCGTATCAATGTTGGGGGTGAATTGTGGTTTGTGCTTACCACGGAGCAGGTTTGCGATTTGGGAAGCCAAACGCCCCAAGGTCAGACCTTCGGCATCGATTACCCACCAGGTACGCTCAAGCTCAAGAGGCTTTGCGGAATAGGTTTTCATTGTGTGGAGACTCCATTTGGGTTGATTTGAGTAGTTGTGTTAGCTGTCGGACACGGGAATCCGACTCGAAGTAGTTGAACGGGGAGGGATAAACAATTGCCATCAGGCTTAAACCTTCAGGGCGAGCGGGTGAGGCTGCCTTGGTTCGGTCGCGCCCAGCCAGCACTTGTAAAATACTTTCTGGTGACAGGGAATTTTCAGGATTCCCGATGAGCAGAAGCTGACCAGCGATATTCCTTACCATTTTATAAAGAAAACGGTTGGCGGCAACGTCAAAATTAATAAATTCGCCTTCTTGCTGCGCCTGAATATGCCAAATCGTGCATAAATCATTGGTTTCCGGGGAACTGGAGTCTTTAAAACTTGTGAAAAAATGAGAGCCAAGCAGGTATTGAGCCGCCTGATTCATTCGTTCCACATCCAAAAGCTGAGGATAGTGGGCACTGTCGTTCCCCATCAGGGCTGACCGCTGGCGATTGTTGTAAATGCGGTAGCGATACCATTTGCACTGGGCTTCCCGGCGGCTGTGGAAGTTTGGCTGCGCGTTCAGCTGAAAATCCCGAATGGAAACGGTGTTGGGAAGGCGCACGTTTAAAGCCGCCGCCAGGTTGGGAATATTTCTTAAAGCGCCCTCTGGGAGATCAAAATGAGCCACCTGCCCGTACGCATTTACCCCGGTATCGGTTCGCCCCGCAAAGCTGACCGCAGAGGCGGTTAAGCCCAGTTTTGACAACGCCAGCTGAAGTTCAGCCTGCACCGTCGGTACGTTGGGCTGGAATTGGCTACCATGGAAGTCTTTGCCACAATACTCAACCAGAAGAGCGACTCTGGTTGTTGAATCCTGCTCTTCTGGTTGGAGTGTATTAAATTGTGAAATGGCGTTAATCATGCCTGCCTGTTTTCAGCCTGCTACTTTTCACAGTTCGCCGCGTAATTGAAATTTATTCGGCCAACTCGTAAGTCAGTTGAATCAAGGCCATTGGGGCTGCATCGCCACGGCGGGGAGGCATTTGAATCACTCGGGTGTAGCCACCTTTGCGGTTTTCAAAGCGCGGGCCGACCTTGCTGAAAATACGG encodes the following:
- a CDS encoding tetratricopeptide repeat protein gives rise to the protein MIDGTSSGGIKRTVHDREAMSKYSRRRRPRQIFLGNFYLNPSVQYLTTVISAIALAGFVFSGFLLFRFTDEEDLINRGKTQLMEGKVAWAAKTFQTLVSHHRDSYEGHLLLGQAYLQLDERRKAEQEFEIAASLKRRDKDAAPEIAMSKVAMAQSDFLRAETILVKAWRKSRKDVALKQALFELYEHWGNTLYDAETKDYAQIVQKYQSALYYASDYQAQQVIEQRMVECIEAYTERLIALREYDTAIQQLKVSLRYKYLPDTLIQIAETYNRMNRLDDSITWFRKAFDVSPDVVGLRLINALLEKGQQLEKAKKPDEAKPYFDEADKISQNAKVALDMLYPVTISSVKINNDLDDVTGEFDPVITVNLSNDSTRDLNFLAVKAEFVSGNSVIASVTSRVATPDKPLPSKILKTWRPVNRLSVELKPDSKLNVHALKEGKLTVKISIAYQDGDDAVWKLKSIQEASISTGTLRPVLEAKPV
- the rpsI gene encoding 30S ribosomal protein S9 encodes the protein MAAAYPKVGTRGTGRRKEAIVRVRLVPGNGQVIINGKSMEQYLGNRKALHIPVKQPLVAAGVEDRYNVLVNATGGGVVGQSIAIRMGVARALKAINKEHEIVMRKEGFLTRDARVKERKKYGLKKARKASQFSKR
- a CDS encoding lysophospholipid acyltransferase family protein is translated as MTTSRTFMSPIINPLVVAGVRFMLPFLFRHLSGRLSIHISQQDLARLKEYQNQRMLLLPNHPTGEEPLVLFEIARRLNEVFHFVAAREVFDWEHGFRGWLLRRVGAYSVIRGAADRESFMTSKKILMEGLHRLVIFIEGEISRGNETLIPFEPGVIQLAFWAQEGLVKEAVKQARSGSEPGAVAAPPIYIAPVGIKYFFAPGFEPTVEQALQRLEMAVGLKRNARQDWYERIGAVGEVVLKVQEELHHVVTRPEASFTERVETIRSCMLQKMELFLDITPPTGASTLNRLREIRNTMDHLIHTYEDPTDLTDYQRRMVEHLRIALSDFYTDLDRVVYFLTYDEAYLRESRSPERFIEMVCRLEREVYGEVRLRHPRVAVLKVGEVRNLQACYPDYERDKKGYVRQLAAELEEDMRAMILGMPNPFHHHQ
- a CDS encoding amidohydrolase family protein translates to MSTSQPTPLQYHSAQWVIPIDGPPIEWGFLAIEGPHIHSVGQYADCPPSAQCPVPKPGSLITPGLLNTHIHLEQSFSQPIPKEPQQSFIDWLLAVIESNRSRASSTDKLERCRFGVQECLQSGVTCVNDIASGPESIQALQEAGLRAMVALEVFHPGYEPIQIAHWLEAYQKLQQASALAPLITLGLSPHALYNVSIPAWQALQRTLQPAFIHTHLAEVEAELDYLAQKPSAIDQLHQQVLGKTFRVEKPLPSPVQGLLDNHLLSQPTILAHAIHTSPTDRKALGQVPVGIAHCPRSNLALHGRTLRWADWESTNIPVGLGTDGRLSTATLDLREEARLAQRLHGWSDAQTLRALTLDGAKVLGQARQLGSLTPGKRADWVRWQAAPDSARHCPEKQVLEASTSVQAVMIDGQWRYERTSPC
- the uvrA gene encoding excinuclease ABC subunit UvrA, with amino-acid sequence MNEIQIRRANEHNLCDVSLSIPRDKLVVFTGVSGSGKSSLAFDTIFSEGQRRYVESLSSYARQFIGQFEKPDVESIEGLSPAIAIDQKSTTKSPRSTVGTVTEIYDYLRLIYAKVGTPHDPKTGQTLTSHTLQSIFSTVRAFPEGSKLQILSPVVRGRKGEYNAQFRQWRKEGYVRVRIDETMHLLEELPEDYRLERNKRHDIELVIDRLVLKSDDATAQRLMEGLQAALKKSDGFVLVQRVNDDGDSKDYAFSLHLSSSADEDEETAQTLEEMSPRLFSFNSPYGACPQCQGLAVQFEIAEDLLVPEPDKTLEEGAIAPFEKFTGRYYPTFIKKLGKKHGFSTTTPFAKLKPEEKNFLLYGEFRKQVQGDALIQEGYGFATETDEEESDWFDFVGGFDGVMNIMKRRLQHGSESTKAYIRTFMRERECEACHGARLKPFSLAVTLGQGEQSKNIHQLCELPIREALLFIQSVPESLSEFQMTVARHPLHEVEERLRFLLEVGLDYLTLTRPAATLSGGEAQRIRLASQLGATMSGILYILDEPSIGLHQHNNNQLIQTLQKLRDQGNSLIVVEHDEDTIRAADWVVDIGPQAGVHGGRIVAAGSPKAVMKSADSLTGQYLSGKRSIQIPETLRSGSGKALTVHKATFHNLQNVTVHFPLEKLICVTGLSGSGKSTLVFDILYKAVRYHFGENLVKPDGFQKISGLEHIDKLIDIDQSPIGRSSRSNPATYTGIFDPIRNVFANSEAAKVRGYKPGRFSFNVSGGRCEACKGDGVIVKEMNFLPDVHITCEVCHGQRYNPETLEVTYHGKNIAEVLDMTVAEAYEFFHTLPRIQKMLGVLNDVGLHYIKLGQPAPTLSGGEAQRVKLATEFCRRSTGKTLYLLDEPSTGLHWADMENLLHILNRLVDQGNTVVVIEHNLDFIKVADHIIDMGPEGGNRGGFVVAEGTPQDIARCEDSYTGRFLKRYFDV